In a single window of the Nodularia spumigena CCY9414 genome:
- the rimJ gene encoding ribosomal protein S5-alanine N-acetyltransferase, giving the protein MKSELPLITSDRLTLRIAIKKDIPQLIKYFQDNRDYFTPFYPILFDHLFTEEYWQYQIENNVLEFIHDQSLKLFIFPQKKSTKVIGTINFSNFIRGAAHFCYVGYSLAESEQGKGYMTEALKVATEYVFEELNFHRIMANYMPHNRRSGNVLKRLGFVVEGYARDYLLINGKWEDHILTSLVNPHWKPEE; this is encoded by the coding sequence ATGAAATCAGAACTACCATTAATCACGAGCGATCGCCTGACCTTAAGAATTGCGATTAAAAAGGATATACCACAACTAATTAAATATTTCCAGGACAATAGAGATTATTTTACCCCATTTTATCCAATTTTATTTGATCATTTGTTTACAGAAGAGTATTGGCAATATCAAATTGAAAATAATGTCTTGGAGTTCATCCATGACCAATCATTAAAGCTGTTCATTTTTCCGCAAAAAAAATCCACAAAAGTGATTGGAACGATAAATTTTAGTAACTTTATCCGAGGCGCAGCGCATTTTTGCTATGTGGGATATAGTCTGGCGGAATCTGAGCAAGGTAAAGGCTATATGACAGAAGCCTTAAAAGTGGCGACTGAATATGTATTTGAAGAATTAAATTTTCATCGGATCATGGCTAATTATATGCCGCATAATCGGCGCAGTGGTAATGTTTTAAAAAGGCTCGGTTTTGTGGTGGAAGGATACGCTAGGGATTATTTATTAATTAATGGTAAATGGGAAGATCATATTCTCACAAGTTTAGTCAATCCTCATTGGAAACCAGAGGAGTGA
- a CDS encoding CobW family GTP-binding protein → MTTLTPSATNVTPEIPKRGMPVTLITGFLGSGKTTLLNQILKNKENLKVAVLVNEFGDINIDSQLLVSVDQDMMELSNGCICCTINDGLVDAVYRILEREERIDYLVIETTGVADPLPIILTFLGTELRDLTNLDSIITLVDVDAFDAEHFQSESALKQITYGDIILLNKVDLATPEKVKEVESYIHEVKAGAKILPTQYGEVPLALILDTQLTPQSQYISIAEQDAHQEHHHEHDHHDHEHHHHHSDHLDNDGFISISFQSDRPFDVHKFEAFLTEQMPAGVFRAKGILWFNDSDLRHIFQLSGQRYNLHADDWYSQPKNQLVFIGRNLKTNEIHSHLHKCLV, encoded by the coding sequence ATGACTACTCTCACACCATCCGCAACCAACGTCACACCGGAGATTCCTAAACGGGGAATGCCGGTGACTCTAATTACTGGGTTTTTAGGAAGTGGTAAAACTACTCTTCTCAATCAAATACTCAAAAATAAAGAAAATTTAAAGGTTGCTGTCTTAGTCAATGAGTTTGGCGATATTAACATTGATAGCCAATTGCTGGTTTCGGTAGATCAAGACATGATGGAACTCAGCAATGGTTGTATTTGTTGTACTATCAATGATGGCTTAGTTGATGCTGTTTATCGCATACTAGAAAGAGAAGAACGCATTGATTATCTGGTAATTGAAACTACTGGTGTAGCTGACCCTCTACCGATTATTCTTACCTTTTTAGGCACGGAACTCAGAGATTTAACTAATCTCGATTCTATTATTACTTTGGTAGATGTAGACGCTTTTGATGCTGAACATTTTCAGAGTGAATCGGCTTTAAAACAAATCACTTATGGCGATATTATTCTTCTGAATAAAGTTGATCTTGCTACTCCAGAAAAAGTTAAAGAAGTCGAAAGTTACATCCATGAGGTGAAAGCGGGGGCGAAGATTCTGCCTACCCAATATGGGGAAGTGCCTTTAGCATTGATTTTGGATACACAGCTAACACCCCAATCACAGTATATATCTATTGCGGAACAAGATGCTCACCAAGAGCATCATCATGAACATGATCACCATGATCACGAACATCATCACCATCACTCTGATCACTTAGATAATGATGGCTTTATCTCTATTTCCTTCCAAAGCGATCGCCCTTTTGATGTTCACAAGTTTGAAGCTTTCCTCACAGAACAAATGCCAGCCGGAGTATTTCGAGCTAAAGGCATACTTTGGTTTAATGACAGTGATCTGCGTCATATCTTCCAACTTAGTGGACAGCGTTATAATTTACACGCCGATGACTGGTATTCTCAACCAAAAAATCAGCTAGTTTTTATTGGCAGAAACTTGAAAACCAATGAAATTCACTCTCATTTGCATAAATGTTTGGTATGA
- a CDS encoding pentapeptide repeat-containing protein → MDANKILNLYAAGERTFNRANLHQINLCAANLSGVNFTEADLSGANLTQANLSECNLSRANLTDADLSGANLNGANLSEVNLIGAELIRVNLQESNLSRADLRSANLEIANLLGANLSEAEMSGANLRNANLRRANLIGCNINEAELDGADLTGAIINELEKAEEILHIGISHKWVTWAGSYSYS, encoded by the coding sequence ATGGATGCTAACAAAATCCTGAATCTTTATGCAGCAGGAGAACGCACATTTAATCGAGCCAATTTACATCAAATAAATCTTTGTGCTGCTAACTTGAGTGGTGTTAATTTTACTGAAGCTGACTTGAGTGGTGCTAACCTGACTCAAGCGAATTTGAGTGAATGTAACTTGAGTCGAGCAAATCTGACTGATGCTGATTTGAGTGGAGCAAATTTAAACGGTGCAAACTTGAGTGAAGTCAACTTAATTGGCGCTGAACTAATTAGAGTCAACCTACAGGAGTCTAACTTAAGTCGTGCAGATTTGCGGAGTGCAAATTTAGAAATTGCCAACCTGCTAGGTGCAAACCTCAGTGAAGCGGAAATGAGTGGGGCGAATTTAAGAAACGCTAATCTTAGGAGGGCTAATTTAATTGGTTGCAATATTAATGAAGCAGAACTCGATGGTGCAGACTTAACAGGAGCAATCATCAATGAGTTAGAGAAAGCTGAAGAAATATTGCATATAGGAATATCTCATAAATGGGTAACTTGGGCTGGTAGTTATTCCTATTCTTAG
- the folE gene encoding GTP cyclohydrolase I FolE — protein sequence MTLSIRPDLTSADQVISSLTAQKQPKVTEAEMMQAVRTLLIGLGEDPDREGLKDTPKRVMKALQFLTKGYTDSLDELLNGAVFTEDANEMVLVRDIDIFSSCEHHILPIIGRAHVAYIPNGKVIGLSKIARICEMYGRRLQVQERLTTQIADALQGLLKPQGVAVVVEATHMCMVMRGVQKPGSWTVSSAMRGVFAEDSRTREEFMNLIRHNANFH from the coding sequence ATGACTTTATCGATTCGTCCCGATCTAACTTCTGCCGATCAGGTAATATCGTCTTTAACTGCTCAAAAGCAGCCAAAAGTAACAGAAGCAGAAATGATGCAGGCTGTGCGGACTTTGTTGATTGGATTAGGAGAAGATCCAGACCGCGAAGGACTCAAAGACACTCCCAAAAGGGTGATGAAAGCCTTGCAGTTTCTCACAAAGGGATACACTGATTCTTTGGATGAACTGTTAAACGGAGCAGTTTTTACAGAAGATGCCAATGAAATGGTGTTGGTTCGGGACATCGATATTTTCAGTTCCTGTGAGCATCATATCCTGCCCATTATTGGCCGCGCTCATGTCGCCTACATTCCCAACGGCAAAGTCATCGGTTTATCTAAAATCGCCCGCATTTGTGAAATGTATGGACGACGTTTACAAGTACAAGAACGTCTCACCACCCAAATTGCTGACGCATTGCAAGGTTTACTCAAACCCCAAGGTGTAGCAGTCGTTGTGGAAGCTACCCATATGTGTATGGTCATGCGCGGTGTGCAAAAACCAGGTTCTTGGACTGTTAGTAGTGCTATGCGTGGAGTTTTTGCAGAAGATTCCAGAACGCGCGAAGAATTTATGAATTTGATCCGCCACAATGCTAACTTTCATTAA
- a CDS encoding SGNH/GDSL hydrolase family protein has protein sequence MKLAIILILAVVGLFVLVEVGLRSLFGFGHPLIYLADPHIGYLLAPNQRTRRFGNRIEVNQYSMRSPPMEKIPALSTLRVLIIGDSIANGGWWTDQDNTISSLITRSLQEKNISNFQDVEVLNASANSWSPRNELAYLQRFGNFNAQIVVLLINTDDLFGTAPTSLPVGRDRNYPDKKPPLALVEVWQRYIIKPKPIPEMPDVQKETGDIVGINLEAIRQIQAFTRENKSQFLLLMTPLLREIGEPGPRDYEITTRQRVIDFTQGQQITYIDLLPLLNAYPDAKALYQDHIHFNLQGNQFISQIIERSLLQHLTPNPSP, from the coding sequence GTGAAGTTAGCAATAATCTTGATTTTAGCGGTTGTGGGGTTATTTGTGCTGGTTGAGGTGGGTTTGCGATCGCTTTTTGGTTTTGGTCATCCTCTGATTTATCTTGCTGATCCGCATATTGGTTATTTGTTAGCCCCAAATCAACGCACTCGCCGTTTTGGTAATCGCATTGAAGTTAATCAGTATTCTATGCGAAGCCCACCTATGGAAAAGATACCCGCACTTTCTACTCTCCGGGTGCTAATTATTGGCGATTCTATTGCTAATGGTGGTTGGTGGACAGACCAGGATAATACAATATCTAGCCTGATTACTCGTTCTTTACAAGAAAAAAATATTAGTAATTTCCAGGATGTGGAAGTATTAAATGCTTCGGCTAATTCTTGGAGTCCCAGGAATGAATTAGCATATTTACAACGATTTGGCAACTTTAACGCGCAAATTGTCGTGTTATTAATTAATACTGATGATTTATTTGGGACTGCACCGACTTCTTTACCTGTGGGACGCGATCGCAATTACCCAGACAAGAAACCTCCCCTCGCATTGGTGGAAGTATGGCAACGGTATATTATTAAACCCAAGCCTATCCCGGAAATGCCAGATGTGCAGAAGGAAACGGGGGATATAGTGGGGATTAATTTAGAAGCCATTCGCCAAATTCAAGCATTCACTCGTGAAAACAAGAGCCAATTTTTGCTGCTGATGACTCCCTTATTACGAGAAATTGGTGAACCCGGCCCCCGTGACTACGAAATTACCACCCGTCAAAGAGTGATTGACTTTACGCAAGGGCAGCAAATTACGTATATAGATTTGTTACCATTACTTAACGCATATCCAGATGCAAAAGCCTTGTATCAAGATCATATCCACTTCAATTTGCAAGGTAATCAGTTTATCAGTCAAATTATAGAGCGATCGCTTTTACAGCACCTCACCCCCAACCCCTCTCCTTAG
- a CDS encoding Npun_F5749 family FMN-dependent PPOX-type flavoprotein gives MSIAPWRSAIARALHRNRSLAYARYLQLATVRENNRPANRTVVFRGFLEDSNQLKFITDARSDKVDQIQQQPWAEICWYFPNTREQFRLSGCLTLIRDDNSHPIFQPARIKIWQELSDAARLQFAWPDPGKPRVDKPAAFEPSPPNPAQPVPNFCLLLLDPLEVDHLELRGEPQNRRIYCRDEQEEWSTQEINP, from the coding sequence ATGTCTATTGCTCCTTGGCGGAGTGCGATCGCTCGTGCGTTGCATCGTAATCGTAGCCTAGCTTATGCCCGTTACCTACAACTAGCAACAGTCCGGGAAAATAATCGTCCTGCTAACCGTACCGTTGTTTTTCGTGGTTTTCTGGAAGATAGCAACCAGTTAAAATTTATTACTGATGCCCGTAGTGATAAAGTTGACCAAATACAACAACAACCTTGGGCAGAGATTTGTTGGTACTTCCCCAACACGCGAGAACAATTTCGGCTTTCTGGCTGCTTAACTTTAATTAGAGATGATAATTCTCACCCTATTTTCCAACCAGCCCGGATCAAAATTTGGCAAGAATTAAGTGATGCAGCGCGTTTACAATTTGCTTGGCCTGATCCTGGTAAACCCAGAGTAGATAAACCAGCAGCCTTTGAGCCATCACCACCTAATCCCGCCCAGCCAGTGCCGAATTTTTGCCTACTGCTACTCGACCCCCTGGAAGTAGACCATTTAGAATTGCGGGGTGAACCACAAAATCGCCGAATTTACTGCCGCGATGAGCAAGAAGAGTGGTCTACCCAAGAAATTAATCCTTAG
- a CDS encoding glycerol-3-phosphate acyltransferase yields MIELWGALIILIACPVLGALPIIGWITYALKGRQLSQIGTKNISVSAAFYHGGTWVGILAVLSEAIKGIAAVLLSRVFFPEGSVWELIALIALVLGRYGVGRGAGTTNVVWGFIVHDPLVAIFTSLLAIISFTLLQSKLLVKFGVLFVFPLFVILLNVDNLPKIMAAIVLAGVLGWIYTKIPDDLNLPPEEADTDSQAAFTYLRGNRRILTLDDELDATVFGEKAATLSQIKRWGYPVPKGWVMSPEDDPQGLIAMLEPSDLSPLVVRSSAIGEDSEQASAAGQYTTVLNVTSKQELQGAIAQVQASYNHPSAVQYRRDRGLPDTAMAVLVQQQIQSVYSGVAFSRDPITQQGDAIVIEALPGSANQVVSGKVTPEQYRAFVVETENISSVQVEGSGQVPQALIKQVVYLVRRLEKQYHGLPQDIEWTYDSQNLWVLQSRPITTLLPIWTRKIAAEVIPGVIQPLTWSINRPLTCGVWGDFFTLVLGDRALGLDFSETATLHYSRAYFNASLLGQIFLRMGLPPESLEFLTRGAKMSKPQLKTTLANLPGLMRLLKQELSLEKDFKRDYSRKFIPGMSQLAHESIEELRAPQLLERIDFILELLRSGTYYSILAPLSAALRQAVFRVKDGEIDNSIAPEVAALRSLTALAADAKKILPECEPDLVFEQLAQTPEGEQILDEFSELLEDYGYLSDVGTNIAVPTWKENPQPIKQLFVQLLQNPPETDGGDSINRVLSAKRKRGVVQRRVDIKGRVTELYSRLLAELRWRFVALEKIWLKSGLIQQTGDIFFLELDEVRRLVAGDDLELRKDLSEIVELRRSQFHQDSQFNQIPLLVYGHTPPHPLPPSSLYSDQVLQGIPASHGQAEGRIKIVRNLQDLPEINRETILVVPYTDSGWAPLLVRAGGLIAEAGGRLSHGAIVAREYGIPAIMDVHNATWILQDGQRVRMDGSRGIIELSHDLRPD; encoded by the coding sequence ATGATTGAACTTTGGGGAGCCTTAATTATTTTAATAGCCTGTCCCGTCTTGGGGGCGTTACCAATTATTGGTTGGATTACCTACGCCCTCAAAGGCAGGCAATTATCACAAATTGGCACAAAAAACATCAGTGTTTCAGCCGCTTTTTATCATGGCGGCACATGGGTAGGTATTCTGGCGGTTTTGTCAGAAGCGATTAAAGGAATTGCGGCAGTATTGTTGTCGCGTGTGTTTTTTCCCGAAGGATCGGTTTGGGAATTAATCGCCCTGATTGCCTTAGTATTAGGTAGATATGGTGTAGGCAGAGGGGCTGGTACAACTAACGTGGTTTGGGGATTTATCGTCCATGACCCCCTTGTGGCAATATTCACAAGTTTATTGGCAATTATCAGTTTTACACTTCTGCAATCTAAGCTACTGGTAAAATTCGGAGTTTTATTCGTGTTTCCCTTGTTTGTGATCCTCCTAAATGTTGACAATTTGCCCAAAATCATGGCAGCTATTGTCTTAGCTGGAGTTTTGGGGTGGATTTACACAAAAATTCCCGATGATTTGAATTTACCCCCAGAAGAAGCTGATACAGACTCACAAGCAGCTTTTACTTATTTACGCGGTAATCGCCGGATTCTGACTTTAGATGACGAGTTAGATGCTACGGTGTTTGGAGAAAAAGCAGCTACATTATCTCAAATTAAGCGCTGGGGCTATCCAGTGCCGAAAGGATGGGTAATGTCCCCGGAGGATGATCCTCAAGGCTTAATTGCTATGCTTGAGCCTTCGGATTTATCTCCTTTAGTGGTGCGTTCCTCGGCTATTGGGGAAGACTCCGAACAAGCTTCGGCGGCTGGACAGTACACAACAGTTTTAAATGTTACCAGCAAACAGGAATTACAAGGGGCGATCGCTCAAGTTCAAGCTTCTTACAATCATCCTTCGGCTGTCCAATATCGTCGCGATCGCGGTTTACCAGATACTGCAATGGCTGTGCTGGTACAACAACAAATACAGAGCGTTTATTCTGGCGTAGCTTTCAGTCGTGATCCCATTACCCAACAAGGGGATGCCATTGTCATTGAAGCATTACCAGGTAGCGCTAATCAAGTTGTTTCCGGCAAAGTTACGCCAGAACAATATCGGGCTTTTGTGGTAGAAACAGAGAATATTTCCTCTGTGCAAGTAGAAGGAAGCGGGCAAGTACCACAAGCATTAATTAAACAAGTAGTATACTTAGTCCGGCGACTAGAAAAACAGTATCACGGTCTACCCCAAGATATTGAGTGGACTTATGACAGTCAAAATCTCTGGGTTTTGCAATCTCGACCCATTACAACTTTATTACCCATCTGGACAAGGAAAATCGCCGCCGAAGTCATACCTGGCGTGATTCAACCCTTAACCTGGTCGATTAATCGCCCCTTGACTTGTGGCGTGTGGGGAGATTTCTTTACTTTGGTTTTAGGCGATCGCGCCTTGGGTTTAGATTTTAGCGAAACTGCCACACTGCATTATTCTAGAGCTTATTTTAATGCATCCCTCTTAGGACAGATTTTTCTGCGGATGGGTTTACCACCGGAAAGTCTGGAATTTTTAACCAGAGGCGCGAAGATGAGCAAACCGCAGTTAAAGACCACTTTGGCGAATTTACCAGGATTAATGCGGCTGCTGAAGCAAGAACTCAGCTTAGAAAAGGATTTTAAACGGGACTATAGTCGAAAGTTTATTCCCGGAATGTCACAATTAGCACATGAATCTATAGAAGAACTGCGCGCACCCCAGTTATTAGAAAGAATAGATTTTATTCTGGAATTGCTCCGCAGTGGCACTTATTACAGCATTTTAGCACCCTTGAGTGCAGCCTTGAGACAGGCAGTTTTTCGCGTCAAAGATGGGGAAATTGATAACAGTATAGCTCCAGAAGTAGCAGCATTGCGATCGCTCACTGCTTTAGCCGCAGATGCGAAAAAAATATTACCTGAGTGTGAACCGGATCTAGTATTTGAGCAATTAGCACAAACCCCAGAGGGTGAGCAAATTCTCGATGAATTTAGCGAACTGCTGGAAGATTACGGTTATTTAAGTGATGTGGGGACAAATATTGCTGTTCCTACCTGGAAGGAAAACCCCCAACCCATCAAGCAGTTATTTGTCCAGTTATTGCAAAATCCACCAGAGACAGATGGTGGAGATTCCATTAATCGGGTTTTATCAGCCAAGCGCAAACGAGGAGTAGTACAGCGACGAGTAGATATTAAAGGACGAGTTACCGAATTGTATTCTCGGCTATTGGCTGAATTGCGCTGGAGATTTGTCGCTTTAGAGAAAATTTGGTTAAAATCCGGCTTAATTCAGCAAACTGGGGATATCTTTTTTCTAGAATTAGATGAAGTGCGGCGTTTAGTCGCTGGGGATGATTTAGAACTGAGAAAAGATTTATCTGAGATAGTAGAATTGAGGCGATCGCAATTCCATCAAGATAGTCAGTTCAATCAAATCCCCCTTTTAGTTTACGGTCATACACCACCCCATCCCCTACCCCCCTCCTCTCTTTACTCAGACCAAGTATTACAGGGTATTCCCGCCAGTCACGGTCAAGCCGAAGGACGAATCAAGATAGTAAGAAATTTACAAGATTTACCAGAAATCAACCGGGAGACAATTTTGGTAGTACCTTACACAGATTCCGGCTGGGCCCCTTTATTAGTCAGGGCTGGGGGCTTAATTGCTGAGGCTGGGGGACGACTTTCTCACGGTGCAATCGTCGCTCGTGAGTACGGAATTCCCGCTATCATGGATGTTCACAATGCTACTTGGATATTACAAGATGGACAACGTGTACGAATGGACGGATCTAGAGGAATTATCGAATTATCTCACGACTTGAGACCCGATTGA
- a CDS encoding tetratricopeptide repeat protein, with protein MTQAFNQVQEWEQRRNEASRYYKQGQFQEYLNFASENLQLARSIPDRAREGHTLNDIGLAHLSCCQPLQALECFQQARLVATELGNRRAEAIALSNLGSTYSRLGRLSRSLEYFAQALGIFRDLQDIPGEVSTLNDVALIYTKLGQPKRSLLIQYQVLSMRRTLGDFSGEATTLNGIGYAYSTLGQYERALEFLQAALPIQRAVKNVMGEASTLNNIASVYGDLGEPKKALLLYYQVLLTRRAIKDRAGEGTTLQNIGFTYGILANNRQAMKYYEQAIAIYQEIGDCLGEISTLLNMGNFYAKTKRKKLALSYYHNAHDLAKAIESQPQLQKIKQCIDAL; from the coding sequence ATGACGCAAGCTTTTAATCAAGTCCAAGAGTGGGAACAACGCCGTAACGAAGCTAGCCGCTACTACAAACAGGGTCAGTTTCAAGAATATCTCAATTTTGCCAGTGAGAATTTACAGTTAGCCAGATCAATTCCAGACCGAGCCAGAGAAGGCCATACATTAAATGATATTGGTTTAGCTCACCTGAGTTGTTGCCAACCTCTACAAGCATTGGAGTGTTTTCAGCAAGCACGTTTGGTAGCTACGGAACTGGGTAACAGACGAGCTGAGGCGATCGCATTAAGCAATCTCGGTTCTACTTACAGCCGTTTGGGACGTTTGTCGCGATCGCTGGAGTATTTTGCTCAAGCATTAGGAATCTTTCGAGATTTGCAAGATATTCCCGGCGAAGTTTCTACTCTCAATGATGTAGCACTAATTTACACCAAATTGGGGCAACCAAAGCGATCGCTGTTGATACAATACCAAGTTTTGTCCATGCGTCGAACACTAGGAGATTTTTCTGGTGAAGCCACTACCCTCAATGGTATTGGTTATGCTTACAGCACTTTAGGACAGTATGAGCGAGCTTTAGAATTTCTGCAAGCAGCGCTCCCCATTCAACGCGCTGTTAAGAATGTGATGGGCGAAGCTAGTACCTTAAATAATATTGCTTCTGTCTATGGTGATTTGGGAGAACCTAAAAAAGCTCTGTTACTTTACTATCAAGTTTTGTTGACCCGTCGGGCGATCAAGGATCGCGCAGGTGAAGGGACAACCCTACAGAACATTGGTTTTACCTACGGTATCTTAGCGAATAACCGTCAGGCTATGAAATATTATGAGCAAGCGATCGCTATTTATCAAGAAATTGGTGATTGTCTGGGGGAAATTTCCACGCTCCTGAATATGGGTAACTTTTACGCTAAGACTAAACGCAAAAAGTTAGCGCTGTCTTACTACCACAATGCTCACGATTTAGCCAAAGCCATTGAATCTCAGCCACAATTGCAAAAAATTAAGCAGTGTATTGATGCGCTGTAA
- a CDS encoding amidohydrolase, producing NLPLGTVGVRPGALMASVECFNCTILGKGGHGAMPHQTIDSIIVAAQIVNALQTIVARNVNPIDSAVVTVGELHAGTKLNIIADQARMSGTIRYFNPDLKGFFNQRVEQIIAGVCQSHGAKYDLEYWSLYPPVINDAGIAELVKSVAEEVIETPIGIVPECQTMGGEDMSFFLQEVPGCYFFLGSANPAKNLAYPHHHPRFDFDETALAMGVEIFVRSVEKFLNRTYAKF from the coding sequence ATAATTTGCCATTAGGGACAGTAGGTGTCCGTCCTGGGGCGTTAATGGCATCTGTAGAGTGCTTTAACTGCACCATTTTGGGTAAAGGTGGACATGGTGCTATGCCTCATCAAACCATTGATTCTATCATCGTTGCTGCCCAAATTGTCAATGCCCTACAAACCATTGTAGCCCGTAACGTCAACCCCATTGATTCCGCAGTGGTAACAGTCGGCGAACTTCATGCAGGAACGAAGCTGAATATTATTGCTGATCAAGCCCGCATGAGTGGTACTATCAGATACTTTAACCCTGATTTAAAAGGATTTTTTAACCAGCGAGTTGAGCAAATCATCGCCGGAGTTTGTCAAAGTCATGGGGCAAAATATGACTTAGAATACTGGAGTCTTTATCCACCAGTCATCAATGATGCGGGTATAGCAGAACTGGTGAAGTCAGTAGCAGAAGAAGTGATTGAAACCCCTATCGGTATCGTCCCAGAGTGCCAAACTATGGGCGGTGAAGATATGTCATTTTTCTTACAAGAAGTCCCTGGTTGTTATTTCTTCCTCGGATCTGCCAACCCTGCCAAAAATTTAGCCTATCCCCATCATCATCCCCGATTTGATTTTGATGAAACTGCCTTAGCAATGGGTGTGGAAATATTTGTTCGGAGTGTAGAGAAATTTTTAAACAGGACTTACGCAAAGTTTTGA
- a CDS encoding GUN4 domain-containing protein codes for MISDRYFLTQLHKIALLPKQGRFGFSAQKKKYLEVGGTRTYRNGTWEKYCKLVGWYTKGYFGNYIGEGDLIYDISAPEGHLPWVWLYRNLWYCNEQTRVTYPALILREDLIIR; via the coding sequence ATGATTAGCGATCGCTACTTTTTGACCCAACTTCACAAAATCGCGTTGCTCCCAAAGCAAGGACGCTTCGGCTTTTCTGCTCAGAAGAAAAAATATCTGGAAGTGGGAGGAACACGCACTTACCGCAATGGGACTTGGGAGAAGTATTGCAAATTAGTTGGGTGGTACACAAAGGGATACTTTGGCAATTATATTGGTGAAGGTGATTTAATTTACGACATCTCCGCACCTGAAGGGCATTTGCCTTGGGTCTGGCTATACCGCAATCTGTGGTACTGCAATGAGCAAACTAGAGTTACTTATCCAGCGTTAATCTTGAGAGAAGATTTAATAATAAGGTAA
- the cas6 gene encoding CRISPR-associated endoribonuclease Cas6 has product MVRTAKPTNRQQKPKSSPTATLPTWADNTELVGLEFDLEALTTSSLYSQYTIALHAWFLDQVRQLDPDLSAYLHDGESEKPFNISALESQLLPTGKQLQLEANQILHWQVNALSAKVAEFLQLWLTQLPQTLNLRGATLQIKQVRIAHPPTTYAQLLQPPAKYSQVNLSFISPTSFRRKGHHFPLPVPVNLFHSYLRRWNDFSQIPISQADFLDWIDENVIIHQHRLESVKVAAGKRGSVTGFTGAISCGLSKAALANTEFTQLFYALVKLAPYCGTGHKTTFGLGQTSLSWVEPEASSPTQLLTNLLGERIEELTAIFTAQRKRSGGDRTDKIAATWATILARREMGESLKLIAEDLEMPVDTVKTYTKLARRSLKDADL; this is encoded by the coding sequence ATGGTCAGAACAGCTAAACCTACCAATCGTCAACAAAAGCCCAAATCATCACCTACCGCAACACTTCCCACATGGGCAGATAACACCGAATTGGTGGGATTAGAATTTGACCTCGAAGCACTTACCACCAGTTCCCTCTACTCCCAATACACCATCGCCCTCCATGCTTGGTTTCTTGACCAAGTGCGACAACTTGACCCAGACCTTTCGGCCTATCTCCATGATGGTGAGTCAGAAAAACCCTTCAATATCTCAGCTTTAGAAAGTCAACTACTTCCCACGGGTAAACAATTACAACTAGAAGCAAACCAAATTTTACACTGGCAAGTCAACGCTTTATCTGCAAAGGTGGCTGAGTTTCTCCAACTATGGTTAACCCAATTGCCACAAACCCTCAATTTAAGAGGTGCTACTCTACAGATAAAACAGGTGAGAATCGCTCATCCACCCACCACCTACGCCCAACTATTACAACCACCAGCAAAATACTCTCAGGTCAATCTCAGCTTTATCTCACCTACCAGCTTTCGCCGCAAAGGTCATCATTTCCCCCTCCCTGTACCTGTGAATCTCTTTCATAGCTACCTGCGGCGCTGGAATGATTTTTCCCAAATCCCCATATCACAAGCTGATTTTCTCGATTGGATTGACGAAAATGTGATTATTCATCAACACCGCTTGGAATCTGTGAAGGTGGCTGCTGGTAAACGGGGATCAGTGACCGGTTTTACTGGGGCGATTTCCTGCGGGTTAAGTAAAGCTGCTTTGGCTAATACTGAGTTTACCCAGTTGTTTTATGCTTTGGTTAAACTCGCTCCCTATTGTGGAACCGGACATAAAACGACTTTTGGTTTAGGACAAACTTCTCTAAGTTGGGTGGAACCAGAAGCCAGCAGTCCGACGCAGTTACTTACAAATCTCCTGGGAGAACGCATTGAGGAGTTAACTGCTATTTTTACGGCTCAACGCAAACGCTCTGGGGGCGATCGCACTGATAAAATAGCGGCAACCTGGGCTACAATTTTGGCACGGCGCGAAATGGGCGAGTCTTTGAAGCTGATAGCTGAGGATTTGGAAATGCCTGTGGATACTGTTAAAACTTACACTAAATTGGCTAGGCGATCGCTTAAGGATGCAGATTTGTAA